One Natrinema halophilum genomic window carries:
- a CDS encoding IclR family transcriptional regulator yields the protein MKTAKNPVQAVALTTHILQALKEKDGAGITELEDTVDLSKGAIHNHLTTLEENGFVVKSDGIYELGLQFLIFGEYVRNHNDLYVNGKEPTDALADETGEYAHLSTEQHGQGIKLYKSKGDQAVGTRYQQTKLQKPEHLHHTATGKAILAFLPQEEADQIIDHYGLPTRTENTISTRAELNEELETIAQRGFACNDEEEVEGIRAVGAPVRDRNDRVIGAVSVSAPVRRMPDVQFYETLPEKVMKTANVIEANINMAKKSSELRDRM from the coding sequence ATGAAAACGGCCAAGAACCCGGTCCAGGCGGTTGCGCTAACGACACATATCCTGCAGGCGTTAAAAGAGAAAGATGGAGCAGGTATCACCGAACTGGAAGACACGGTGGACCTTTCGAAAGGGGCGATTCACAACCACCTGACGACGCTTGAGGAAAACGGTTTCGTCGTCAAAAGCGATGGAATCTACGAACTGGGGCTACAATTTCTGATCTTTGGGGAATACGTACGGAATCACAACGACCTCTACGTCAACGGGAAGGAACCGACAGATGCGTTAGCCGACGAGACCGGTGAGTATGCACACCTTTCGACCGAACAACACGGGCAGGGCATCAAACTCTACAAGTCGAAAGGCGACCAGGCAGTGGGGACCAGATACCAGCAAACGAAACTACAGAAGCCCGAACATCTGCATCACACGGCGACCGGCAAAGCGATTCTCGCGTTTTTACCACAGGAAGAGGCCGACCAAATCATCGACCACTACGGCCTGCCAACGAGGACGGAAAACACGATCAGCACCCGTGCGGAACTGAACGAGGAACTCGAAACTATCGCACAACGAGGATTTGCCTGTAACGACGAGGAAGAAGTTGAGGGAATCCGCGCTGTCGGAGCGCCAGTTAGAGACCGTAATGATCGCGTGATCGGTGCGGTGAGCGTCTCTGCTCCGGTCCGGCGGATGCCGGACGTGCAGTTTTACGAAACGCTCCCGGAGAAGGTTATGAAAACGGCGAACGTCATTGAGGCGAACATCAACATGGCCAAAAAAAGTTCCGAGTTGCGCGATCGAATGTAG
- a CDS encoding mandelate racemase/muconate lactonizing enzyme family protein: MRDYSNHANTRTPERDVEITDIETCVVEGNFEWNLVKVHTDAGVTGIGESYRGGGVTEIMEYMKRFLIGENPLDVERLFRRMVQEMSGHGGTTGKVVTAASGIEVALWDATGKILGLPVYQLLGGKYRDDIRIYADCHAGEAYEVEDGFTEYHDEGAYSPAAYAQEAQRVKEMGFSALKFDLDMPIDNRPDPFNGRLSNEALDRKVEIVSAVREAVGDDIDLAFDCHWDYSLDSAKRLAHVLEPYDLMWLEDVVPPENEDVQREVARSTQTPLATGENRFRVHEFTDLIYEYGVDILTPDPMTCGGLAESKAIANRAEENYMAVSPHNVCSPIGTMACVHLAASIPNFDVLEYHALEVDWWDDLVAQEEPLIQDGYIQVPETPGLGIELDEDVVDDHLLAGNSGFSDV; encoded by the coding sequence ATGCGAGATTACTCGAATCACGCGAACACGCGAACTCCAGAGCGGGACGTCGAAATTACCGACATCGAAACCTGCGTCGTTGAGGGGAACTTCGAGTGGAATCTGGTGAAAGTCCACACAGATGCGGGCGTCACCGGTATCGGGGAGTCGTATCGCGGTGGGGGCGTTACGGAAATTATGGAGTACATGAAGCGGTTTCTGATCGGCGAAAATCCCCTCGATGTCGAACGACTGTTTCGCCGCATGGTTCAAGAAATGTCTGGGCACGGCGGTACGACCGGTAAAGTGGTTACCGCAGCGTCTGGTATCGAGGTTGCTCTCTGGGACGCCACGGGAAAGATTCTCGGGTTACCGGTCTACCAACTTCTAGGCGGCAAGTACCGTGATGATATACGAATCTATGCGGATTGTCACGCTGGCGAAGCCTACGAGGTCGAAGACGGCTTTACGGAATACCACGACGAGGGGGCGTACAGTCCAGCGGCATACGCTCAGGAAGCCCAGCGAGTAAAAGAAATGGGCTTTTCGGCACTGAAATTCGATCTCGACATGCCCATCGACAACAGGCCGGACCCCTTCAACGGTCGTCTAAGCAACGAAGCTTTGGACAGAAAAGTTGAGATCGTCTCTGCTGTCCGCGAGGCGGTTGGTGACGACATTGACCTTGCTTTCGATTGTCACTGGGATTACTCACTCGACAGTGCGAAACGCCTCGCGCACGTGCTCGAGCCCTACGACCTGATGTGGCTCGAGGACGTCGTCCCGCCGGAGAACGAAGACGTCCAGCGTGAAGTGGCCCGTTCGACACAGACGCCACTTGCGACTGGCGAGAACCGATTTCGCGTTCACGAGTTCACAGACCTGATATACGAGTACGGCGTCGATATTCTCACACCAGACCCGATGACCTGTGGAGGTCTTGCAGAGTCGAAAGCCATCGCCAATCGCGCCGAGGAGAACTACATGGCCGTATCACCACACAACGTCTGTAGTCCGATAGGGACGATGGCCTGTGTTCATCTCGCAGCCAGTATCCCTAACTTCGACGTACTCGAGTATCACGCCCTGGAGGTCGACTGGTGGGACGACCTCGTCGCCCAGGAAGAACCGCTGATCCAGGACGGATACATCCAAGTTCCCGAAACACCCGGACTGGGGATCGAACTCGACGAGGACGTCGTCGACGATCATCTACTTGCAGGAAACTCCGGCTTTTCGGACGTCTGA
- a CDS encoding DUF362 domain-containing protein, with the protein MEFPEPESFDSIVGDVTLPPLARVQYDPPTPSLSNPTERTRKAVESLPLSTLQDGATVAIGIGSRGIHDIVEIATSVVDSVRDAGFDPVVVPAMGSHGGATPEGQRETLAALGISEETLDCPIDARMDTAVLGRGDLDFDVHFSEAALEADACLVVNRVKAHTNFTGDIESGLCKMLTIGLGKQKGADTAHANALVEGYEAVIRDAVDIIRREAPVVGGIAIVENFADEVGLIEGVSANRLLEREPELLTQAHEWMPTLPYDELDVLVVDRFGKDISGSGMDTNVIGRYQILNEPEPETPQIKRIYLRNLSERSHGNGNGLGLADITRRSVIDDVDLQQVYANTLTSNSLSKAKIPLVAPDDELALTAAVSTIGPYDPETARIAWIEDTSSLTSFRVSPALLDDNDASDHISVVGWDTVTFEDGSATFLETTPPTEDAL; encoded by the coding sequence ATGGAATTCCCAGAGCCCGAATCATTTGATTCGATAGTTGGAGACGTAACGTTGCCGCCGCTGGCTCGCGTGCAGTATGACCCACCGACTCCGTCTCTTTCGAATCCGACTGAGCGGACGCGTAAAGCGGTGGAGTCACTGCCGCTGTCGACCCTGCAAGACGGTGCAACGGTTGCGATTGGGATCGGGTCACGGGGCATCCACGACATCGTCGAAATCGCTACTTCGGTCGTCGATTCGGTTCGGGATGCTGGCTTCGACCCGGTCGTCGTTCCCGCCATGGGAAGTCATGGGGGGGCCACACCCGAGGGACAGCGCGAGACACTTGCGGCACTGGGGATCTCCGAGGAGACGCTTGACTGTCCTATCGATGCACGGATGGACACGGCGGTTCTGGGCCGTGGGGATCTGGATTTCGATGTTCACTTCTCGGAGGCTGCGCTGGAAGCAGACGCCTGTCTCGTCGTCAATCGCGTGAAAGCGCATACGAACTTCACGGGCGACATCGAGAGTGGCCTCTGTAAGATGCTGACTATTGGTCTTGGAAAACAGAAGGGTGCCGACACGGCCCACGCAAACGCGCTGGTCGAAGGCTACGAGGCGGTAATCAGAGACGCAGTCGACATTATCCGACGCGAAGCGCCAGTCGTGGGCGGCATCGCTATCGTCGAGAATTTCGCAGACGAAGTGGGGCTCATCGAGGGGGTATCGGCAAATCGCCTCCTCGAACGCGAACCGGAACTGCTCACACAGGCACACGAGTGGATGCCCACCCTTCCGTACGACGAACTCGATGTTCTGGTCGTCGATAGATTCGGAAAGGACATTTCTGGATCCGGGATGGATACGAACGTCATCGGCCGGTATCAAATTTTAAACGAACCGGAACCCGAGACGCCACAGATAAAACGTATTTATTTGCGGAACCTCTCGGAACGATCTCACGGCAACGGAAACGGCCTCGGACTTGCAGATATCACACGGCGAAGCGTGATCGATGACGTCGACCTTCAGCAGGTATACGCAAACACGTTGACGAGCAACTCCCTGTCGAAAGCCAAGATCCCGCTGGTCGCGCCTGATGACGAACTCGCGCTGACGGCTGCCGTCTCGACTATCGGACCGTACGATCCGGAAACAGCCCGAATTGCCTGGATCGAAGATACTTCCTCTCTGACATCGTTTCGCGTATCCCCGGCTTTGCTAGACGATAACGACGCGTCCGACCACATCTCCGTCGTGGGGTGGGACACCGTCACATTCGAAGACGGGTCCGCCACGTTCCTCGAGACGACGCCGCCGACAGAAGACGCCCTCTAA
- a CDS encoding energy-coupling factor transporter transmembrane component T family protein produces the protein MAEDYQIYGKPLDSLITESEGQGHLLEYQPGNTIIHRLNPITKLVLSLGLIVIAFLMPDFKGPLVLVLLLSLVAIVTGVFRSIAKILAFAGLPLALSLLLIQGLLYPGNETAFFVIGSVPLVDQLTFYEEGLLFALLFLFRIATLMLSLLLVIVTTHPKRMTTALMDRGMSNKFAYVFLASLQLIPEVQNRARSILEAQQARGLDTKANIRKRLKSVLALFTPLMISMLIATETRALALESRGFTRDGERSALIEVPDTRTDSLLRATMVLAVIAVAVWRFLV, from the coding sequence ATGGCAGAGGATTACCAAATCTATGGGAAACCACTGGATTCCCTCATTACTGAATCGGAGGGCCAGGGGCATCTCCTGGAATATCAACCAGGAAATACGATTATTCACCGTCTCAATCCCATAACCAAACTGGTGCTGAGTCTTGGATTGATCGTCATCGCATTTTTGATGCCGGATTTCAAGGGCCCACTCGTTCTCGTATTACTCCTCTCACTCGTTGCAATAGTAACCGGTGTCTTTCGGTCGATTGCAAAGATACTGGCGTTTGCTGGGCTACCGCTTGCGCTTTCGTTACTCCTGATTCAGGGGCTGTTGTATCCGGGTAACGAAACTGCGTTCTTCGTGATCGGGTCGGTTCCACTCGTCGACCAGCTAACGTTTTACGAGGAGGGATTGCTGTTTGCGCTTCTATTTTTATTCCGTATCGCAACGCTGATGCTATCGTTGCTGCTAGTTATCGTTACGACACATCCGAAGCGAATGACGACCGCCCTCATGGACCGTGGAATGTCGAACAAGTTCGCATACGTATTCCTGGCGTCGCTTCAGTTGATCCCCGAGGTGCAAAATCGCGCTCGGTCGATCCTCGAGGCTCAACAGGCACGGGGGTTAGATACGAAAGCGAACATTCGCAAGCGATTGAAATCGGTCTTGGCGCTATTCACACCGTTGATGATCAGTATGTTGATTGCGACAGAGACGCGAGCGCTCGCGTTAGAGTCACGGGGGTTCACCCGGGATGGCGAACGATCAGCATTGATCGAGGTCCCGGACACCAGGACAGATAGTTTGCTCAGGGCCACGATGGTACTTGCCGTCATCGCTGTTGCCGTATGGAGGTTCCTCGTATGA
- a CDS encoding nucleoside 2-deoxyribosyltransferase gives MQKVYFAGPLFCQAEREFNARVTAMLEDEGYDVFLPQRDSGDIGELNLKEQEGYDSDEDVMQYIFEVDREGVLEADLVTTVLDGRVPSEGTVIEAAIAHEHDIPVIALKTGRRVFAEGEPYNAMVWGVIDEEVESPDELVEAVNRRLSN, from the coding sequence ATGCAAAAGGTATACTTTGCAGGCCCATTGTTCTGCCAAGCCGAACGAGAGTTCAACGCACGCGTCACGGCTATGCTCGAAGACGAGGGATACGACGTCTTTCTTCCGCAACGAGATAGTGGCGACATCGGTGAATTGAATCTCAAGGAACAGGAGGGATACGACTCCGACGAAGACGTCATGCAGTACATTTTCGAGGTCGACCGCGAGGGCGTGCTGGAAGCCGATCTCGTGACGACGGTTCTCGACGGCCGAGTCCCATCGGAGGGAACGGTGATCGAAGCCGCCATCGCACACGAACACGACATCCCCGTCATCGCGTTGAAAACTGGTAGAAGAGTGTTTGCAGAGGGCGAACCCTACAATGCTATGGTATGGGGAGTCATCGACGAAGAAGTCGAGTCGCCCGACGAATTGGTCGAAGCAGTTAACAGACGACTCTCCAACTAG
- a CDS encoding ECF transporter S component yields MGSTTTLDRVQSDFTTTAWVLIPVAVGLNLVGRFIVQTLRLPLFLDSSGTILLGIIAGPWVAAVGGGLTSIMIAIGLNPGSLPFIFVQIAFGIVSGTLAYRGWFVIETMIDYWKLITSGVILAIVSTLISTPIAVYLFGGVTGAPADVMTGVLLASGQDLFQAVLGGRIVIELIDKTAAIIVAYYVAVNIPKRYLPKRGREALGE; encoded by the coding sequence ATGGGTTCGACAACGACACTAGATCGTGTACAGAGTGATTTCACCACGACAGCCTGGGTGTTAATTCCCGTTGCTGTCGGCCTCAATCTCGTCGGACGGTTCATCGTCCAGACGCTTCGATTGCCATTATTTTTGGACTCATCGGGGACGATTCTGTTAGGAATCATCGCCGGACCGTGGGTCGCAGCTGTTGGCGGTGGACTTACGAGCATTATGATCGCAATTGGATTGAACCCGGGGTCGTTGCCGTTTATTTTCGTCCAAATTGCGTTCGGGATCGTAAGCGGGACGTTGGCCTACCGGGGCTGGTTCGTCATCGAAACGATGATTGATTACTGGAAACTAATCACCAGTGGTGTGATATTGGCGATCGTCTCCACCCTGATCAGTACGCCAATCGCCGTTTACCTATTCGGCGGGGTCACAGGTGCTCCAGCCGACGTCATGACGGGCGTTCTCCTCGCGTCGGGACAGGATCTGTTTCAGGCAGTGTTAGGTGGAAGGATTGTAATCGAACTGATCGACAAAACCGCCGCGATCATCGTCGCCTACTACGTCGCGGTAAACATTCCGAAGCGGTATCTCCCGAAGCGCGGGCGCGAAGCGCTCGGTGAATAA